A single Anopheles funestus chromosome 2RL, idAnoFuneDA-416_04, whole genome shotgun sequence DNA region contains:
- the LOC125764689 gene encoding long-chain fatty acid transport protein 4 has product MNNNGDTKPSIVDVEKGQPENELARQVAGSRTRPASLVEPFATESVGDQQNSKSVSSDRFRLVLLYVLQLTSVGASIAAVVLIWYYMGWEFGLPALLITLAAVFIASGWWRWWYIAFVTSPRDIKALTRYIKLLGLVRKHAKNNATIGDIFAEFVSKQPDKPCLIFEGRSWTFREVNDYSNRLANVFHSHGYKHGDVVGLLQENRPEFVATWLGLSKLGVIVPLINHNLRKNALMHSVTVANCNALIYGEALADAVAEIADTLPSAVALYQVNEDVQKPVLTNAKDLTTLMQSASKELPVDGVKKPNHHDKLIYIYTSGTTGLPKAAVITHSRYIFIAAAISLVAGFRADDIFYTPLPLYHTAGGMMSIGQALLFGATVVTRKKFSASQFFTDCQKYNCTIAQYIGEMCRYILATPASAADKAHKVRLIFGNGLRPQIWPQFVERFNIPRVAEFYGATEGNANIVNIDNTVGAIGFVSRIIPVVYPISIIRADPATGYSEPLRGKDGLCQLCKPNEPGLFIGKIIPNNPSRAFLGYVDKGATEKKIVRDIFRKGDAAFLSGDLLVADERGSLFFKDRTGDTYRWKGENVSTSEVEAEVSNACGYRDTVVYGVEVPNLEGRAGMAAILDPERQVDLEQLARTLKDTLPSYARPQFVRLLSKVDMTGTFKLKKLDLQVEGFDPNVIEDSVYYLTSKGQYDLLTPEIYEKIKRGEIRL; this is encoded by the exons ATGAATAACAATGGCGATACGAAG CCATCGATAGTTGACGTTGAGAAGGGGCAGCCAGAGAATGAGCTCGCGCGGCAGGTCGCGGGCTCGCGTACGCGGCCCGCATCGCTGGTGGAGCCATTCGCGACGGAATCGGTCGGCGACCAGCAGAACAGTAAGAGCGTAAGCAGCGACCGGTTCAGACTAGTGCTTCTGTACGTGCTTCAGCTAACCAGCGTCGGTGCCTCGATCGCGGCCGTTGTACTCATCTGGTACTACATGGGTTGGGAGTTTGGATTGCCGGCGCTGCTGATCACCTTGGCCGCGGTGTTCATCGCCAGCGGCTGGTGGAGATGGTGGTACATCGCGTTTGTGACGTCGCCGCGTGATATCAA AGCTCTTACGAGGTACATCAAGTTGCTGGGACTGGTACGCAAGCACGCGAAAAACAATGCTACGATCGGAGACATCTTTGCGGAGTTCGTGTCGAAGCAGCCGGACAAGCCATGTCTCATATTCGAAGGACGCAGCTGGACGTTCCGTGAG GTAAATGACTATTCCAATCGGTTGGCGAACGTGTTCCATTCGCATGGTTACAAACATGGTGATGTGGTGGGATTGCTGCAGGAGAACCGGCCCGAATTCGTTGCCACCTGGCTGGGACTGTCGAAGTTGGGTGTGATCGTTCCACTGATCAACCACAATCTGCGCAAGAATGCTCTCATGCACAGTGTGACGGTAGCCAACTGTAATGCTCTGATCTACGGTGAAGCGTTGGCAGATGCGGTGGCAGAAATTGCCGACACACTGCCATCTGCGGTTGCTCTCTATCAGGTTAATGAGGACGTTCAGAAACCGGTACTCACTAACGCCAAGGACCTGACGACGTTGATGCAGTCCGCATCGAAGGAGTTACCGGTGGATGGCGTGAAGAAACCGAACCATCACGATAAGCTGATCTACATCTACACCTCCGGCACGACTGGACTGCCGAAGGCGGCTGTTATCACGCATTCCAG GTACATCTTTATTGCTGCTGCAATCTCTCTGGTGGCTGGATTCCGTGCGGATGATATATTCTACACTCCGTTGCCACTGTACCATACTGCCGGTGGAATGATGAGCATCGGTCAGGCACTGCTGTTCGGTGCGACGGTGGTTACTCGGAAGAAGTTTTCTGCTTCACAATTCTTTACGGACTGTCAGAAGTATAATTGCACG ATTGCCCAATACATTGGTGAAATGTGTCGTTACATCTTGGCCACACCTGCGTCAGCAGCGGATAAAGCACACAAGGTGCGTTTGATATTCGGTAACGGATTGCGTCCTCAAATTTGGCCCCAGTTCGTGGAACGCTTTAATATTCCGCGTGTGGCAGAATTTTACGGTGCCACCGAAGGCAACGCTAACATAG TCAACATTGATAACACGGTAGGAGCGATTGGGTTCGTTTCACGTATTATTCCTGTGGTGTATCCGATTTCGATCATCCGTGCTGATCCGGCGACGGGTTACAGTGAGCCATTGCGCGGTAAGGACGGTTTATGTCAGCTTTGCAAACCGAACGAACCCGGACTGTTTATTGGCAAGATCATTCCGAATAACCCGTCACGTGCTTTCCTCGGGTACGTCGATAAGGGTGCAACCGAGAAGAAGATCGTGCGCGATATCTTCCGCAAGGGTGATGCGGCCTTCCTGTCGGGTGATTTGCTCGTAGCCGACGAACGGGGTAGTCTGTTCTTCAAGGATCGTACCGGTGATACGTATCGCTGGAAGGGTGAAAACGTTTCGACGAGCGAGGTAGAAGCGGAAGTCAGCAATGCCTGCGGCTATCGGGACACGGTGGTGTACGGTGTGGAGGTCCCGAATCTAGAAGGCCGAGCTGGAATGGCTGCAATACTGGATCCGGAGCGGCAAGTTGATTTGGAGCAGCTGGCACGCACACTGAAGGACACATTGCCATCGTACGCACGGCCACAATTTGTACGACTACTGTCGAAGGTTGACATGACCGGTACGTTTAAGCTGAAAAAGTTAGACCTCCAGGTGGAAGGTTTCGATCCGAACGTTATCGAGGATTCGGTGTACTATCTAACATCCAAGGGCCAGTACGACCTGCTAACGCCGGAAATCTATGAGAAGATAAAACGAGGCGAGATCCGACTATAG
- the LOC125764732 gene encoding ceramide synthase 6 encodes MEIVRAVSDTFWSTKVWLPPNTTWEDIRPGVRSDVNHADYRHLIYPIPIAAVIIVLRWVVERYWIAPIGKAIGIKSTGPKPPRPNKVLEAAYNVNSRLNHKTIVRLVKQVDMTERHIEYWWRRRRAQDKPTTLVKFCETSWRCIYYTYSFIFGCIVMYDKPWLWEIKHCWYGYPHQSVTNDIWWYYMISMAFYWSLTASQFYDVKRKDFWQMFAHHMITILLMALSWMCNLHRVGSLVLLVHDCADIFLESAKLTKYAQYQKVCDTIFAIFTVVWIVTRLILYPRIIYSSSVEAPQILPMFPAYYIFNTLLILLLVLHICWTYLIMQIVIKAIKSGQMEGDVRSSSSEEISDSSENSRPLLTNGGTPKKQLSKNGTTKTGSVGASPKKKQ; translated from the exons ATGGAGATAGTGCGGGCCGTTTCGGACACGTTCTGGTCGACGAAAGTGTGGCTGCCACCGAACACCACCTGGGAGGACATCCGGCCGGGTGTGCGATCGGACGTGAACCATGCCGACTACCGGCACCTGATCTATCCGATTCCGATAGCAGCGGTGATAATTGTGCTACGTTGGGTCGTGGAACG ATATTGGATTGCACCGATCGGTAAGGCGATCGGTATTAAGAGCACCGGACCAAAGCCACCGAGACCAAATAAAGTCCTGGAAGCGGCATACAATGTCAACAGCCGGCTTAATCACAAAACG ATCGTGCGGCTGGTGAAGCAGGTGGATATGACAGAGCGACATATCGAGTACTGGTGGAGACGTCGCCGGGCACAGGATAAACCAACGACGCTGGTCAAGTTTTGCGAAACGTCCTGGCGGTGCATCTACTACACGTACAGCTTCATCTTCGGTTGTATCGTCATGTACGATAAGCCATGGCTGTGGGAAATCAAACACTGCTGGTATGGCTACCCGCACCAATCGGTCACAAATGATATCTGGTGGTACTACATGATCTCGATGGCCTTCTACTGGTCGCTGACGGCCTCCCAGTTCTACGATGTAAAGCGAAAAGATTTCTGGCAGATGTTTGCCCACCACATGATCACGATACTGCTGATGGCGCTCAGCTGGATGTGCAACCTGCATCGGGTCGGTTCGCTTGTGCTTTTGGTGCACGATTGTGCAGACATTTTCCTGGAG TCCGCTAAACTAACGAAGTACGCACAGTATCAGAAAGTGTGTGACACGATCTTTGCCATCTTCACCGTTGTGTGGATCGTGACGAGATTGATTCTCTATCCACGAATCATCTACAGCTCGTCTGTGGAGGCGCCACAGATTCTACCAATGTTCCCCGCGTACTACATCTTCAACACGCTGCTAATACTGTTACTGGTGCTGCACATATGCTGGACCTATCTGATTATGCAGATTGTGATCAAGGCAATCAAATCAGGACAG ATGGAAGGTGATGTGCGGTCCAGTTCCAGCGAGGAAATCTCCGACAGTTCGGAAAATTCTCGCCCACTCCTAACGAACGGTGGTACACCGAAGAAGCAGCTGAGCAAGAACGGCACGACAAAGACGGGCAGTGTCGGTGCTTCCCCgaagaagaaacaataa